ATACCAACACGCAGCCCATCGCGCGCTACGGCACACGCGCCGGGCAGGATGGCACGTACGCGCTTGCACTTCCCGGAGGTGTGTACAAGCTGGAGGCCTCCGCACCCGGCTTCCTGTCTGAATACTACGACAACAAGCGCGCGTACGATTCCGCAACGGCTGTCACTCTGAACGCCGCCGGACCCGATGTCACAGGCATAGACTTTTCGCTGGGCACGGGAGGCATCATCAGCGGTCGTGTGACAAATGCGTCTGACAACAGCCCGCTCGCGGCCTCGACGGTGACGGTCATCCTCCATTCCAGCACCGATCCATCCCGACCGTCCAACGGCGGCATGTCGGCTGTCACTGATTCGAATGGCGTGTACAATATCACGGGCTTGCCTTCAGGCGAGTATTATGTGGCCGCGTATCACGACGGATTCTCGCAGGTGTTCTTCGACGGTGCGGTTGATCTGGCACATGCAACCAAGGTAGCCGTGGTCGAGGATCAGACAACCGACAATATAGACTTTGCGCTGACGCGTCTGCCCGGCATAAGCGGCCGTGTTGTTGACGCGTCCGACAATACACCGGTCGCGCATGCGGAGATCTGGATACAATCCGGCAATGCAACCACGAAGCCGATCATGTTTGCATACACCGACCGCAATGGCGAGTTCCACGCGGCAGTCCCCGCCGGCACATACAAGGTGCGCGCCACCGCCATGCAGTACAATGCCGAGTGGTACAACGAGAAGCTTGATGCGGCGACCGCCGACGCTGTTGTTGTACCCGGTTCAGGCATAGTCAGTGGCATCAATTTCACCCTCTCGCGTTTCGGCGGTGCGATCGGCGGCGTCGTGACCGACGGCTCCTTGCATGTTGCCGGTGCAGCGGTGAAAGTATGGGCCGTCCCCGACGTCACACTGCCTCCGCAGAACACGCGTCGCTTTTTCGCGAGCACTCTCACCGCGGCTGATGGCACGTATGAACTGAAGGGCCTGCCCTCCGGACAATACTACGTCGCGGCGGGTGGCCAGGGCTTCCTGCAGGAGTACTACGACGACGCGGCAACACTGCAGACCGCCACGACCGTGCAGGTCGGCACACTTCCGGTCGGCGGCATCAACTTCGTGCTCGCCGCGGGTGGAAGCATCAGTGGAACAGTGACAAGTGCGAAGGACAATTCGCCGATCGCCCATGCGTATGTGTCCGTGCGCGGCAAAACCGTTGCATACGAAATCGGCACACGAACGGATTCGAGCGGCGCATACTCAATCATCGGGCTCCCCTCGGGTGAATACACCGTGTTTGCCGTGGCCCATGGTTTCGATGCCCAGTACTACAACAACGTGATCGATCCGGCACTCGCGACCGCCGTGGTGGTGGTTGCTCCCGCAAACACGAACGGCATTGACTTCGCGCTCGCGACAGCGGCCCCGGCCGGCACGCGTTTCGCTGGCACGGTCGTCAGCGCCGCCGACAAGTCCCCCGTCCCGCTCGCACTGGTCGAAGCGGTTCATCCGCAGACCGGCGCAACACGTACCACCACGACACGCATCGACGGCTCCTTCTCGTTCGACGCGCCCGAGGGTTCCGTCCTTCGCGCACGAGGTATCGGATTCGTCGGCGCGTATATGTACGGCAATCGCGACTGGTCGGGTGTTCCGGGTTTCACGTCTCCCAGCGAATACACCTTCGAACTCGAACCGCAGCAGGAGTCCGGCCTTGCCGTCCTCACTGGACGCGTCAACGATGCGTATACCGGCCAGGCGCTGCCGAACGCCTGGGTGTTCGCGAGCAATGAAGAGGGCGTCACATGGTTCGGAACCACCGATCAGAGGGGCAGCTTCGCGCTCAATGGCCTCTCGGACGGATCGATGAACATCATGGTTTCGAACGTGCTGTATACCCCCGCAAACGGCAACACCGATGTGATGGCGGGCGCCGGAAACGCGGAGATGTCCGCCCGCAGAAGCAACGGCACAACCGGCGCAGAGACTCCGGTTGCCATCCCGGATAAGATCACGCTATCCCAGAATTTCCCGAATCCTTTTAACCCGTCCACGACCATCCTGTTCACACTTCCGACGAAGGGCCGCGTTTCTCTGCGTGTGTACTCGCTGCTCGGCACGGAAGTGGCCACCCTGGTCGACGGCGAAAAGGACGCGGGCAGCCATACCGCTGTATGGCACGCAGACACTGCGCCCTCAGGCCTCTACCTTTATCGGCTCGAGTCTCAAGGCACAGTCATCATACGTCGTATGACGCTGATGAAGTGACACAGCTACACCTCCTGTAAGGCACAAGAGGCGGCGCGGGCCGCCTCTTGTTTTTTCTTCCGAAAAATCTGCCTTGCGCATCCGGTTGAACCGGTGTAGATTTCTTGTCCACACGCCGCATTCCTGCCGGGGATGTGGACGATTGCAGCACTGCTGCTGAACCGGCTCCCGGCGCGGAAAACGTTGATCAGTATTTGCATCAGGAGGGTATCATGAGCATTCCAAAATTTGAAAGCGAATGGGACGGTTTCAAGGGCCACGTTGCAGTGACCTGGGATCGGCTCAGCGAAGAGGAACTCCTGCGTGTGCAGGGCAACTTCGCGGAACTCGTCGCCTTGATCGGCGAGAGGTACGGCGAACAGAAACAGGCGGTGGAGGAGAAGCTGCGCGGCCTGTACACGGCGTACATCCAGAAAAAGAACGACCTCCAGTCGCGTTCGCAGCAGTTTGTCGAAGGTCTCAAACAGAAGGCGCAGGAATTTCAGAGCGGCGCAAAAGAGAAGATCCAGCGCATTCGCGAGGAGAGTCTGGAACCGGCGGTCGAGAAAACCGAGGAGTACATCAAGGTGCATCCCTTCACTGCAGTGCTTGGCGCTTTGGGCGTCGGACTGCTCGTGGGCGGCATCATCGGCTACCTAAGCAAGAAGCAGTAACAACAGGCGGCGCGGTATTATTCCGCGCGCAGACGCGCGAGACCCGCGCGAATCGTTTCATCCTTTTTTGCGAAGCAGAACCGCAGCATCGACGCACCCTCATTGGATGACGCGTAGAACACCGAGGGCGGGATGACCGCGACTCCCGCATCGCGCACAAGCCGTGTGGCGCACGCGATGTCGTCTTCCTCTGTCGAACGGGGGAGATCGGCCATCACGAAGTAGCTGCCGCGCGGAAGGTGCGGCCGGAATGGCGTATCAGCCAAGCCGGCGCAGAGCATATCGCGCTTATGCGTGTATGTGGCGCGGAAATCCGGAAGGTACGAATCGAGCCGCAGCAGCGCGCGTGACATGGCATGCTGCGCAGGTGTATTCACGGCAAACGTCACGAACTGATGCACCGTTCGTATGGCCCTGGTCAGAGCGGGCGCGGCCATGGAGAAACCTATCTTCCAGCCCGTCATCCCGAATGTTTTGCCTGTCGAGGAGATGGTGATGGTGCGCTCGCGCATGCCGGGCAGCGACGCGATCGGCACATGGACGGCATCGTCGTAGAGCAGGAATTCGTACACCTCGTCGCTCAGCACAAGCAGATTGTGGCGCCGCGCCAGCTCCGCGACGACCGCGAGTTCTTCGCGAGAAAACACCTTCCCGGTGGGATTGTGCGGCGTGTTGACGATGATCATGCGTGTGCGCGCGCTGATGCGGGCTGCGAGTTCTGACGGATCAAACGTGAAGTCGGGACGGTGTAATGTCACGTACACGGGTACGGCTCCCGCCAGCAGCACATTCGCCTGATACGAGTCGTAGAATGGTTCGAACAGAATCACTTCGTCGCCCGGATCGAGGAACGCCAGCATGGAGGAAAACAGGGCTTCCGTCGCGCCTGCAGTGACGGTGATCTCGGATTCGGGATCCCAGTCCTGCCCGTGCCATGTGTGTTGATACGAGGCGATTGCTTCGCGCAGCGACAGCACGCCGGGCATGGGCGCGTATTGGTTTCGGCCGTCGCGCATCGCCGCGAGGGCGTCGTCCACTATCCATTGCGGACCGTCAAAATCCGGAAAGCCCTGCCCGAGATTGACGGCCTTGTGCTCGAAGGCCAGACGTGTCATCGTGGCGAAAATCGATTCGGCAATACTGGATGTGCGTTCTGCGGGCTTCATGGTTGTCGGGAATTGTGCGGAGAGTGGTAGATACGGGAGT
This is a stretch of genomic DNA from Ignavibacteriota bacterium. It encodes these proteins:
- a CDS encoding carboxypeptidase regulatory-like domain-containing protein → MVKTLRLGLLLLLCLTGLAAAQNRVFLTIEPASPDPSKPLIFKMGTTVHFTVRGFEYQASNLPPVEVPVINVMWSVEPKYIGTITPDGDFTPMPHPSSPVLIQAGHVIVNGTVGSTTLTAIAPFMVDYDISGARDYTISGTVNDATGQPIAGARVSAFDPMIPTLVPIETTTDAHGAYSLRTMFGNFYVIADAQGFLAEYYDNAADQTTATRIQSDSTQPQRSGVDFVLAKAAGITGRVVNVKDSTPIIGVEVQAVLHSSQPNTMPVYNGKTDHNGVYSIEGMTPGSYILAAYAQGYATQYYDMKSNPRDADTVVVSANATIDHIDFMLTRDPIIHPATYLITGIVKTAAGTPVQGALIYAENMLPVPPVSRPFVARSAADGSYQLPVSGGSFTVRAEAQGFVTEYFNNTHDPALATQLQLDASHPRRDNVDFSLGTGGRISGRVVRARDNTPVEGAYVSLYPGVKNPTNSSGIVPGVVTDPDGKYTLGGLAPGSYVVTASKEGYAVQYFDQATDPVNATKVHVADGNTTTGIDFALAGLPAITGTVRSSNATPIPYAHIFATTVPHTNTQPIARYGTRAGQDGTYALALPGGVYKLEASAPGFLSEYYDNKRAYDSATAVTLNAAGPDVTGIDFSLGTGGIISGRVTNASDNSPLAASTVTVILHSSTDPSRPSNGGMSAVTDSNGVYNITGLPSGEYYVAAYHDGFSQVFFDGAVDLAHATKVAVVEDQTTDNIDFALTRLPGISGRVVDASDNTPVAHAEIWIQSGNATTKPIMFAYTDRNGEFHAAVPAGTYKVRATAMQYNAEWYNEKLDAATADAVVVPGSGIVSGINFTLSRFGGAIGGVVTDGSLHVAGAAVKVWAVPDVTLPPQNTRRFFASTLTAADGTYELKGLPSGQYYVAAGGQGFLQEYYDDAATLQTATTVQVGTLPVGGINFVLAAGGSISGTVTSAKDNSPIAHAYVSVRGKTVAYEIGTRTDSSGAYSIIGLPSGEYTVFAVAHGFDAQYYNNVIDPALATAVVVVAPANTNGIDFALATAAPAGTRFAGTVVSAADKSPVPLALVEAVHPQTGATRTTTTRIDGSFSFDAPEGSVLRARGIGFVGAYMYGNRDWSGVPGFTSPSEYTFELEPQQESGLAVLTGRVNDAYTGQALPNAWVFASNEEGVTWFGTTDQRGSFALNGLSDGSMNIMVSNVLYTPANGNTDVMAGAGNAEMSARRSNGTTGAETPVAIPDKITLSQNFPNPFNPSTTILFTLPTKGRVSLRVYSLLGTEVATLVDGEKDAGSHTAVWHADTAPSGLYLYRLESQGTVIIRRMTLMK
- a CDS encoding aminotransferase class I/II-fold pyridoxal phosphate-dependent enzyme, encoding MKPAERTSSIAESIFATMTRLAFEHKAVNLGQGFPDFDGPQWIVDDALAAMRDGRNQYAPMPGVLSLREAIASYQHTWHGQDWDPESEITVTAGATEALFSSMLAFLDPGDEVILFEPFYDSYQANVLLAGAVPVYVTLHRPDFTFDPSELAARISARTRMIIVNTPHNPTGKVFSREELAVVAELARRHNLLVLSDEVYEFLLYDDAVHVPIASLPGMRERTITISSTGKTFGMTGWKIGFSMAAPALTRAIRTVHQFVTFAVNTPAQHAMSRALLRLDSYLPDFRATYTHKRDMLCAGLADTPFRPHLPRGSYFVMADLPRSTEEDDIACATRLVRDAGVAVIPPSVFYASSNEGASMLRFCFAKKDETIRAGLARLRAE